A single Kribbella aluminosa DNA region contains:
- a CDS encoding DHA2 family efflux MFS transporter permease subunit — translation MTPDATTAAPALTGTRRFGVLVALCLAVLVLGLDTTVLNVALPTLAKDLDASTGQLQWMANSYNLVLAALLLPAGLLGDRYGRSRIIAIALALFGLASLACALSDSAGQLIAARAFLGIGAAMIVPVALSLITVLFRTEEERKKAIGFFVVANSIGMPLGPIVGGLLLDHAGWQWIFLMNVPIAFLAALAVTLLVPETRSSRRPAIDWLGIVLSSAGLATLVYGVTKAGETSWADAVTIVFLGLAVVLIGGFLLWQRRNPEPLIELRLFRERVFTGGAVLLTVSVFAIFGLLFTMPQYFQGINGSDALHTGLKLLPFIGGMTAGAKLAAPVESRIGTRLVVMTGFVVMAGGFVLGAFTGRGTGYGYTAIWFVVVGFGLGCSMPQAMNAALGVLDPERAGTGSGLLQAFRQVGGTVGVAVLGTVLNSVYRHNVDTTGLPTQVADAAQRSLAGGLAVAAKTGSAELASSVREAFLTSLNTTMWVSGGIAVAGAILAATLMPKRAAKASPDALTGVQQDA, via the coding sequence ATGACTCCCGACGCCACCACCGCAGCACCGGCGCTGACCGGCACCCGCCGCTTCGGCGTACTCGTCGCGCTGTGTCTCGCCGTCCTCGTGCTCGGCCTGGACACCACCGTGCTCAACGTCGCGTTGCCGACCCTCGCCAAGGACCTCGACGCGTCCACCGGCCAGCTGCAGTGGATGGCGAACAGCTACAATCTGGTGCTCGCCGCGCTGCTGCTGCCGGCCGGTCTGCTCGGCGACCGCTACGGGCGGAGCAGGATCATCGCGATCGCGCTCGCCCTGTTCGGGCTCGCCTCGCTGGCCTGTGCGCTCTCGGACTCGGCCGGTCAGCTGATCGCCGCCCGGGCGTTCCTCGGGATCGGTGCCGCGATGATCGTCCCGGTCGCGCTCTCGCTGATCACCGTCCTGTTCCGCACCGAGGAGGAGCGGAAGAAGGCGATCGGCTTCTTCGTCGTTGCCAACAGCATCGGCATGCCGCTCGGCCCGATCGTCGGCGGCCTGCTGCTCGACCACGCCGGGTGGCAGTGGATCTTCCTGATGAATGTCCCGATCGCGTTCCTCGCCGCGCTCGCCGTCACGCTGCTGGTGCCGGAGACCCGGAGCTCGCGGCGTCCCGCGATCGACTGGCTCGGCATCGTGCTGTCCAGCGCGGGACTCGCGACCCTGGTGTACGGCGTGACGAAGGCGGGCGAGACGTCCTGGGCCGACGCGGTCACGATCGTGTTCCTCGGGCTGGCCGTCGTACTGATCGGCGGATTCTTGCTCTGGCAGCGCCGGAACCCGGAGCCGCTGATCGAGCTGAGGCTGTTCCGCGAGCGGGTGTTCACCGGCGGCGCCGTACTGCTGACCGTCTCGGTGTTCGCGATCTTCGGGCTGCTGTTCACGATGCCGCAGTACTTCCAGGGCATCAACGGCTCCGACGCGTTGCACACCGGGCTGAAGCTGCTGCCGTTCATCGGCGGGATGACGGCCGGCGCGAAGCTGGCCGCGCCGGTGGAGTCGCGGATCGGCACCCGGCTGGTCGTGATGACCGGGTTCGTGGTGATGGCTGGCGGATTCGTGCTCGGCGCGTTCACCGGCCGCGGCACCGGGTACGGGTACACGGCGATCTGGTTCGTGGTGGTCGGCTTCGGGCTCGGGTGCTCGATGCCGCAGGCAATGAACGCGGCGCTCGGTGTGCTCGACCCGGAGCGGGCCGGCACCGGATCGGGGCTGCTGCAGGCGTTCCGTCAGGTCGGCGGGACGGTCGGTGTCGCCGTACTCGGGACCGTGCTGAACTCGGTGTACCGGCACAACGTGGACACGACCGGTCTGCCTACGCAGGTGGCGGACGCGGCGCAGCGGAGTCTTGCAGGTGGTCTCGCGGTGGCGGCGAAGACGGGATCGGCGGAGCTGGCGAGCAGTGTGCGGGAGGCGTTCCTCACCAGCCTCAACACCACGATGTGGGTTTCCGGCGGCATCGCCGTCGCCGGCGCGATCCTCGCCGCGACGCTGATGCCGAAGCGGGCCGCGAAGGCCTCCCCGGATGCGCTGACGGGCGTCCAGCAGGACGCCTGA
- a CDS encoding YihY/virulence factor BrkB family protein, with amino-acid sequence MAWVRKVPATTWKLLTQTVGVCLRYRVTGLAAEGAFFAILSLPPLIFGLAGSLGYIASKWFAIETINDVKQQIVDLAARALTDDSIKNVIAPTLDQVLNGGRPDVISIGFVLALWSGSRALNVFVDTITIMYGMGGKRGIVRTRALSFSLYCAALVIGVIVLPLVLAGPSAVDSLLPHRLDFLNQLYWPVVTILSAGFLNTLYHLSVPIRTPWVSDLPGSFLALSIWILGSFVLRWVLQSTVGGTSIYGPLAAPIAVLMWLYMTAIAVLIGAALNAVVDRLWPHKAHVTEVKKEAPEPAADEDEVEPVMKAEPDHHHEHPNPLTPVESDAHAEAARKLEEFAEQPRNLGPAVRKGLKKKPKAPDEPDRKAAPVGKPGAHGETDDLR; translated from the coding sequence TTGGCATGGGTTCGTAAGGTCCCCGCGACGACCTGGAAGCTGCTCACCCAGACGGTCGGGGTGTGTCTGCGGTACCGGGTCACCGGTCTCGCGGCCGAGGGGGCGTTCTTCGCGATCCTCTCGCTACCGCCGCTGATCTTCGGGCTGGCCGGCTCGCTCGGGTACATCGCGAGCAAGTGGTTCGCGATCGAGACGATCAACGACGTCAAGCAGCAGATCGTCGACCTGGCCGCCCGGGCGCTCACCGACGACTCGATCAAGAACGTGATCGCGCCGACCCTGGACCAGGTGCTGAACGGCGGCCGGCCGGACGTGATCTCGATCGGGTTCGTGCTGGCGCTGTGGTCCGGCAGCCGGGCGCTGAACGTGTTCGTGGACACGATCACGATCATGTACGGGATGGGCGGCAAGCGCGGCATCGTCCGGACCCGCGCGCTGTCCTTCAGTCTGTACTGCGCCGCGCTGGTCATCGGCGTGATCGTGCTGCCGCTGGTGCTGGCCGGCCCGAGCGCGGTCGACTCACTGCTGCCGCACCGGCTGGACTTCCTGAACCAGCTGTACTGGCCGGTGGTCACGATCCTGTCCGCGGGCTTCCTGAACACCCTGTACCACCTGTCGGTCCCGATCCGGACTCCGTGGGTCTCGGACCTGCCGGGCTCGTTCCTGGCGCTGTCGATCTGGATCCTGGGCAGCTTCGTGCTCCGCTGGGTCCTGCAGAGCACGGTCGGCGGTACGTCGATCTACGGCCCGCTGGCAGCACCGATCGCGGTACTGATGTGGCTCTACATGACCGCGATCGCAGTACTGATCGGCGCGGCGCTGAACGCGGTGGTGGACCGGCTGTGGCCGCACAAGGCGCACGTGACCGAGGTCAAGAAGGAAGCACCGGAACCCGCGGCGGACGAGGACGAGGTCGAGCCGGTGATGAAGGCCGAGCCGGACCACCACCACGAGCACCCGAACCCGCTGACCCCGGTGGAGTCCGACGCGCACGCGGAGGCGGCGCGGAAGCTGGAGGAGTTCGCGGAGCAGCCGCGGAACCTCGGTCCCGCCGTACGCAAGGGCCTGAAGAAGAAACCCAAGGCTCCCGACGAGCCGGACCGCAAGGCCGCGCCGGTCGGAAAACCGGGTGCGCACGGGGAGACCGACGACCTACGCTGA
- a CDS encoding glycine hydroxymethyltransferase, with the protein MPESSDTAAPFDAAAASAAYNNALQVIAAVEPTIAGAIRSELADQRSSLKLIASENYASPATLLTMGNWLSDKYAEGTVGHRFYAGCQNVDTVERTAADHAEALFGAPHAYVQPHSGIDANLVAFWAILAQRIESPALAEAGAKHVNDLSDEDWTKLRKALGDQKMLGMSLDAGGHLTHGFRPNISGKMFNQHSYGTNPETGLLDYDEVARAAREFKPLILIAGYSAYPRKVDFAKMREIADEVGATLMVDMAHFAGLVAGKVFTGDFDPVPHAHVTTTTTHKSLRGPRGGMVLCQPEYAESVDRGCPMVLGGPLSQTMAAKAVALAEARQPSFQQYAQAVADNAVTLAEGLMKRGVKLVTDGTENHLALLDVSAYGITGRQAESALLDAGIVTNRNAVPRDPNGAWYTSGVRIGTPALTTRGFGADEFDRVAELIVDVLSATTPTTTSAGAPSKAKYVLADGVADKTRAAAAEILDKHPLYPGLELT; encoded by the coding sequence ATGCCTGAATCCTCCGACACCGCCGCACCCTTCGACGCCGCCGCCGCGTCGGCCGCGTACAACAACGCGCTGCAGGTGATCGCCGCGGTCGAGCCGACCATCGCCGGCGCGATCCGGTCCGAGCTGGCCGACCAGCGGTCCTCGCTGAAGCTGATCGCCAGCGAGAACTACGCCTCCCCCGCCACGCTGCTCACGATGGGCAACTGGCTGTCGGACAAGTACGCCGAGGGCACCGTCGGGCACCGCTTCTACGCCGGCTGCCAGAACGTCGACACCGTCGAGCGGACCGCCGCCGACCACGCGGAGGCCCTGTTCGGCGCCCCGCACGCGTACGTCCAGCCGCACTCCGGCATCGACGCGAACCTGGTCGCGTTCTGGGCGATCCTGGCCCAGCGGATCGAGTCCCCGGCGCTGGCCGAGGCGGGCGCGAAGCACGTCAACGACCTGTCCGACGAGGACTGGACCAAGCTCCGCAAGGCGCTCGGCGACCAGAAGATGCTCGGCATGTCGCTGGACGCCGGCGGCCACCTGACGCACGGTTTCCGGCCGAACATCTCCGGCAAGATGTTCAACCAGCACTCCTACGGGACGAACCCGGAGACCGGCCTGCTCGACTACGACGAGGTCGCCCGGGCCGCGCGCGAGTTCAAGCCGCTGATCCTGATCGCCGGCTACTCGGCGTATCCGCGCAAGGTGGACTTCGCCAAGATGCGCGAGATCGCCGACGAGGTCGGCGCGACGCTGATGGTCGACATGGCGCACTTCGCCGGCCTGGTCGCGGGCAAGGTGTTCACCGGCGACTTCGACCCGGTGCCGCACGCGCACGTCACCACCACGACCACGCACAAGTCGCTGCGCGGCCCGCGCGGCGGCATGGTGCTCTGCCAGCCGGAGTACGCCGAGTCCGTCGACCGCGGCTGCCCGATGGTGCTCGGCGGTCCGCTCAGCCAGACGATGGCCGCGAAGGCGGTCGCGCTCGCCGAGGCGCGGCAGCCGTCGTTCCAGCAGTACGCGCAGGCCGTCGCGGACAACGCCGTCACGCTCGCCGAGGGCCTGATGAAGCGCGGCGTCAAGCTCGTCACGGACGGAACCGAGAACCACCTCGCCCTGCTCGACGTGTCGGCGTACGGCATCACCGGCCGGCAGGCCGAGTCGGCGCTGCTCGACGCGGGCATCGTCACCAACCGGAACGCCGTACCGCGGGACCCGAACGGCGCCTGGTACACCTCCGGTGTCCGGATCGGTACGCCGGCCCTCACCACCCGCGGGTTCGGCGCCGACGAGTTCGACCGGGTCGCGGAGCTGATCGTCGACGTACTGTCCGCGACGACGCCGACGACCACCTCCGCCGGCGCTCCGTCCAAGGCGAAGTACGTGCTGGCCGACGGCGTCGCCGACAAGACCCGCGCCGCCGCCGCCGAGATCCTCGACAAGCACCCGCTGTACCCGGGCCTCGAGCTCACCTGA
- a CDS encoding GbsR/MarR family transcriptional regulator: MAEEPGREAVSQFVERFAGVLANSGVPTMSARVMGAMLVSPDGAMTAAELAEALKISQPAVSGAVRQLLQVSFISRERLPGSRKDHYRIREDVFAAILERRNLALSEWESTSRAGAGLFPAGSPVARRLSEAADFFAFIHADMDQMIKNWRAERHQ; encoded by the coding sequence GTGGCGGAGGAACCGGGCCGGGAGGCAGTCAGCCAGTTCGTCGAGCGATTCGCGGGCGTGCTGGCGAACAGCGGCGTACCGACGATGTCGGCTCGGGTGATGGGCGCGATGCTGGTCAGCCCGGACGGGGCGATGACCGCGGCCGAGCTCGCCGAGGCGTTGAAGATCAGCCAGCCGGCCGTGTCCGGCGCGGTCCGGCAGCTGCTGCAGGTCTCGTTCATCTCCCGCGAGCGGCTGCCCGGGTCCCGCAAGGACCACTACCGGATCCGGGAGGACGTCTTCGCCGCCATCCTGGAACGCCGCAACCTCGCGCTCAGCGAATGGGAGTCCACCAGCCGCGCCGGCGCCGGCCTGTTTCCGGCCGGCTCCCCCGTCGCCCGCCGCCTCAGCGAGGCCGCCGACTTCTTCGCCTTCATCCACGCCGACATGGACCAGATGATCAAGAACTGGCGCGCGGAGCGGCATCAGTGA
- a CDS encoding acyl-CoA dehydrogenase family protein: MADPFAVTNQAPPLRGVNFFTRDAALGDALRPYAGLTGDLAADPGLTRIGELAGSEEARGHALPANQHPPVLQTHDRYGNRIDEVEFHPSWHWLMEQAVGFGLQAAPWTSDRPSPHLTRAAGFYVWSQVEPGHGCPISMTYAAVPALKADERLAKEWIPQLASTQYDVRRLPVAAKNGALAGMGMTEKQGGSDVRANLTTATPVGDDGEYQLNGHKWFCSAPQADVFLVLAQAPDGLSCFVVPRVLADGNRNPFALQRLKDKLGNRSNASSEVEFHGTIGYRLGDEGAGVRTIIEMVAATRLDCVLGSAALQRRALVEAIWHTRHRSAFGGLLADKPAMQNVLADLALESEAATALGMRLAAAVDSSDPKEAAFRRIGLPLAKFWVCKRTPFMVAEALECLGGNGYVEESGLPLLYRESPLNSIWEGSGNVNALDVLRALRRPESLEAWLLEVGAVQGADDRLDAAVHDVLQALADVADAEAGARRLAARMALCLQASLLIRHSTPAVADAFVASRLANDWGGVFGTLPQKTQSRTTPFQEIVERTIG; encoded by the coding sequence ATGGCGGACCCATTCGCGGTAACGAACCAGGCTCCCCCACTGCGGGGCGTGAACTTCTTCACGCGGGACGCGGCGCTCGGTGACGCTCTGCGCCCGTACGCCGGCCTCACCGGTGATCTGGCAGCCGACCCAGGGCTGACCCGGATCGGCGAGCTGGCCGGCTCCGAGGAGGCCCGCGGGCACGCCCTCCCGGCGAACCAGCACCCGCCGGTGCTGCAGACCCATGACCGGTACGGGAACCGGATCGACGAGGTCGAGTTCCATCCGTCGTGGCACTGGCTGATGGAGCAGGCCGTCGGGTTCGGGCTGCAGGCCGCGCCGTGGACCAGCGACCGACCGTCGCCGCACCTCACCCGGGCGGCCGGCTTCTACGTCTGGTCGCAGGTCGAGCCCGGCCACGGTTGCCCGATCTCGATGACGTACGCCGCGGTTCCGGCGCTCAAGGCGGACGAGCGGCTCGCGAAGGAGTGGATCCCGCAGCTCGCGTCGACGCAGTACGACGTACGCCGGTTGCCGGTCGCGGCGAAGAACGGTGCCCTCGCCGGGATGGGGATGACCGAGAAGCAGGGCGGGTCGGACGTCCGGGCGAACCTGACGACCGCGACCCCCGTCGGGGATGACGGTGAGTACCAGCTCAACGGGCACAAGTGGTTCTGCTCGGCGCCGCAGGCGGACGTGTTCCTGGTACTGGCGCAGGCCCCGGACGGTTTGAGCTGCTTCGTCGTACCGCGAGTGCTTGCCGACGGCAACCGGAACCCGTTCGCGCTGCAGCGGCTGAAGGACAAGCTCGGGAACCGCTCGAACGCGTCCAGCGAGGTCGAGTTCCACGGGACGATCGGGTACCGGCTCGGGGACGAGGGCGCCGGCGTACGGACGATCATCGAGATGGTCGCGGCGACCCGGTTGGACTGCGTCCTCGGCTCCGCGGCACTCCAACGGCGGGCGCTGGTCGAGGCGATCTGGCACACCCGGCACCGCTCGGCGTTCGGCGGTCTGCTCGCCGACAAGCCCGCGATGCAGAACGTGCTCGCCGACCTCGCCCTCGAAAGCGAGGCGGCGACCGCGCTGGGGATGCGACTGGCCGCCGCGGTGGATTCCTCGGACCCGAAGGAGGCAGCCTTCCGCCGGATCGGGCTGCCGCTCGCGAAGTTCTGGGTGTGTAAGCGGACGCCGTTCATGGTCGCGGAGGCGCTCGAGTGCCTCGGCGGCAACGGGTACGTCGAGGAGTCCGGGCTGCCACTGCTCTACCGGGAGTCGCCGCTGAACTCGATCTGGGAAGGGTCCGGCAACGTCAACGCGCTCGACGTACTGCGCGCGCTGAGGCGGCCCGAGTCGCTCGAGGCCTGGCTGCTCGAGGTTGGCGCGGTCCAAGGGGCCGACGATCGGCTCGACGCCGCCGTGCACGACGTACTGCAAGCGCTTGCTGATGTCGCTGACGCCGAAGCCGGAGCACGTCGACTGGCCGCGCGGATGGCGTTGTGCCTGCAGGCGTCACTGCTGATCCGGCACTCGACACCGGCAGTCGCGGACGCCTTCGTCGCGTCCCGGCTGGCGAACGACTGGGGCGGTGTGTTCGGGACCCTTCCACAGAAGACACAGTCGCGGACGACACCGTTCCAGGAGATCGTCGAACGCACGATAGGGTGA